The region AGTGCCGCCACCAGAATGATCAGGGTCAGAATGATGAACATCACATTCCGTTCCACCTGAAGAGCAGAAAAGAACGTCCTGTTCCGCTGTTGCCAGTCCACCAGGAACAGAGACCGGTCCGCCGCATCTTCTACAGGCTGGCGATACTCTTTCACCTGGTCGGGATCATCCACATAAAGATCAATCGCGGTCACCTGGTCCGGCGAATTGAAATAGGCCTGAGCTTCTGGAAGCGGCATGAAGACAAAACTGGAATCATATTCCGACATGCCGATCTCAAAGATCGCCACAACTTCATAATTCTTGATGCGAGGAGCCACACCAAGCGGGGTCACAGCTCCCTTGGGAGAAACCAGCGTGATCCGGCTTCCCGCAAAAAGCCCAAGCTGCGCCGCCAGCCGCGTGCCGATGGCAACACCGCCGCTATCATCAAAACCCTCCAGCGTACCCTGCCGGATATTACCGGAGACAAGCGACATCTTGTCGAGGCTGGCGCGGGTCATGCCGCGCACCAGAACCCCGGAACCAACATTCTTGCCGGATGCCAGCGCCTGCCCTTCGACAAAGGGAATGGCTGCATTGACAAAGTCCAGCTTTTCAACCCGACTTGCCAGACCATCAAAATCCCTCAGCGGTTCATCAATCGGCTGGATGATCAGGTGACCGTTAATGCCGAGAATCTTGCCCAGCAGCTCTGCCCGGAAACCGTTCATCACAGACATAACGATAATCAGTGTGGCCACACCCAAGGTAATGCCGAGGAACGACAGACCGGCGATGATCGAGATAAAGGCTTCCTTGTTCCGCGGACGCAGATAGCGCAGCGCAATCATCCATTCAAACGATGAAAACGGTCGTGTACCGGTTGGCTCAGACATCTCCCGTCCCCTTTCCGCTCAATGATCTGGGCGTGTGCCCGCGAATTGCGGTTATTGTGCGGTCAGGCGGTTCACCAATGCATCAATCGACAGGCTTTCACGCTCGCCTGTAGACCGTCGCTTCAGCTCGATCTCACCGCTTTTCAGTCCTTTTGGTCCAACCACGATCTGCCACGGCAGACCAATGAGATCCATTGTGGCGAATTTCGCACCGGCACGGCCATCCGTATCATCATAGAGCACATCAAGGCCGGCATTGCTCAGCCGCTCATAAAGCCCCTGACAGGCCGCGTCCGTTTCCGCATCACCAACTTTCAGATTGATCAGACCGGCATCGAACGGCGCAACGGAATCCGGCCAGATAATCCCGTCATCATCATGGCTCGCTTCAATGATCGCACCCAGAAGACGGGAAACACCAACGCCATAAGAGCCCATATGGACAGGAACCTCGGAACCATCCGGCCCGCTGACCTTGGCACCCATGGCAGCAGAATATTTGGTGCCGAAATAGAAGATATGACCCACTTCGATGCCACGTGCGGACACACGATTATCATCCGGCAGGTCATTAAAGGCTGCCTCGTCATGCATCTCGTCAGTGGCTGCATAGACTGAGGTCCACTTGTCAACGATTGGCTGCAGGTCGCTGTCAAAATCAACGTCCTCACCCGGAACCGGCATGGACAGCATGTCAGAGTGGAGGAAAACCTCGCTCTCGCCAGTGGAGGCCAGAATGATGAACTCATGGCTGAGATCACCGCCAATCGGCCCGGTGTCAGCCTTCATCGGAATGGCTTTCAGTCCCAGACGTTCAAAAGTCCGGAGATAGGCAACGAACATACGGTTATAGGCCTTGCGGGCTGACTCCTGATCAATATCGAAGGAATAGGCATCCTTCATCAGGAATTCGCGGCCACGCATGATGCCGAATCTCGGACGGATCTCATCGCGGAACTTCCACTGGATATGGTAGAGGTTCTTGGGCAGGTCCTTGTAGGAACGAACAGACTGGCGGAAGATATCCGTAATCATTTCCTCGTTGGTCGGACCAAACAGCAGATCGCGCTCATGCCGGTCCTGGATGCGCAGCATTTCCTTGCCATAGTCATCATAACGACCGCTCTCGCGCCAGAGGTCCGCAGACTGAATGGTCGGCATGAGAAGCTCGACCGCACCGGCCCTGTTCTGCTCTTCACGGACGATATTACCGATCTTCTGCAGAACCTTGTATCCAAGCGGCAGCCAGGAATAGATACCGGCAGCCTGTTGACGGATCATGCCGGCCCGCAGCATGAAGCGATGGGATACGATTTCCGCTTCTTTCGGATTTTCTTTGATGATGGGCAGAAAATATCTGGAGAGACGCATAGGTAAGGCCTGGCTTTAGATTCGAACTCGCTCGCATGAGTGAAACCGTAACCGCTCGCAAAACACAAGAGCAGGAACGCGAAAGACTCACAGAAGGTGCAAAATAATCCAACTTTCCCGCGATTTTCGGGCAATTAATCAAATCGGCGAAAAAATGACAGAAGCATGTCAATGGCTGGTGACAAAATGTCCCACATTGATTATGATGCGTCCCATAATAAAAAGGTGGCGTCAAACAGACAAAATTGTCAATTTGCCCCTACTCGCGGTCTAAGTCTTGGGAGGAACATCTCCTGGCGCACGACTGTTGCCGCCGCTCGTAAGAGCTACGGAGATGAGACGCGGAACTTCTTTTTGCAAGGCTCAGGCCTTGCATTTTTTTTTGGTGGATGCGAGTTACCAAAGCTCCACACCGGCAATCCGTAAAAGTTGCTATTCTTACACTGAAGACAGCTGAGTTAATTTCAGAGCAGATAAATAAGAGTCAACTTCAGACAGTTCAATCCGATGATACTGGACATTTCCAGGGTACGAGAACTTAAGATATAAGACCTTGCCGCCTCGCTTGTCGACGCAAGAAAATAAGACTGATCTATCAGTAATTTTATGTGAACTGACAATCTTCTTACGAAAAAAGATAAGTCTATCAATAAGATTAGGTTTATAGCTCGTGTTCACTCAGCAAGCTCCCAAGAAACAAGCTCCAGAGCAAGCCTGTCAAATCATGAAAAGTCAGGCCCGATCGGGATATCATCAAGCGACAGGCCCAGAACCTCAACCGCATAATAGAACGCACCGAGGACCACCGCAGCGACCAGGCTTGTCAGCAGAGCTTTCAGTCCAAGCCGTGGATTAACCGGTGCGCTGGGGGCTGTGCCCAGAATCTGCTCACCGGCATCAGCCTGCGTTTGCACACCGATGGGCAGAACAGCGAACAACATAATCCACCATACAATGACGTAAATCGCTGTCCAGGTTACCCAACTCATAATGTGCGCGCTCCGCTTGCCGTGATCCCCTGTCTACGAGGTCAGGCCTGTTCCAGTTCAACCAATGTACCGCAGAAATCCTTGGGATGCAGGAAAAGGACCGGCTTGCCATGTGCACCGATTTTCGGCTCACCTGTTCCAAGAACACGAGCGCCTT is a window of Coralliovum pocilloporae DNA encoding:
- a CDS encoding lipoprotein-releasing ABC transporter permease subunit, with protein sequence MSEPTGTRPFSSFEWMIALRYLRPRNKEAFISIIAGLSFLGITLGVATLIIVMSVMNGFRAELLGKILGINGHLIIQPIDEPLRDFDGLASRVEKLDFVNAAIPFVEGQALASGKNVGSGVLVRGMTRASLDKMSLVSGNIRQGTLEGFDDSGGVAIGTRLAAQLGLFAGSRITLVSPKGAVTPLGVAPRIKNYEVVAIFEIGMSEYDSSFVFMPLPEAQAYFNSPDQVTAIDLYVDDPDQVKEYRQPVEDAADRSLFLVDWQQRNRTFFSALQVERNVMFIILTLIILVAALNIISSLVMLVKDKGHDIAILRTMGATRGAVMRVFCISGAMIGVVGTVAGFVLGVVFCLNIETIRQAVSSLLATDLFSPEIYFLSQLPAKIDMTETFAILCMALVLSLLATIYPAWRAARLDPVQALRYE
- the proS gene encoding proline--tRNA ligase, encoding MRLSRYFLPIIKENPKEAEIVSHRFMLRAGMIRQQAAGIYSWLPLGYKVLQKIGNIVREEQNRAGAVELLMPTIQSADLWRESGRYDDYGKEMLRIQDRHERDLLFGPTNEEMITDIFRQSVRSYKDLPKNLYHIQWKFRDEIRPRFGIMRGREFLMKDAYSFDIDQESARKAYNRMFVAYLRTFERLGLKAIPMKADTGPIGGDLSHEFIILASTGESEVFLHSDMLSMPVPGEDVDFDSDLQPIVDKWTSVYAATDEMHDEAAFNDLPDDNRVSARGIEVGHIFYFGTKYSAAMGAKVSGPDGSEVPVHMGSYGVGVSRLLGAIIEASHDDDGIIWPDSVAPFDAGLINLKVGDAETDAACQGLYERLSNAGLDVLYDDTDGRAGAKFATMDLIGLPWQIVVGPKGLKSGEIELKRRSTGERESLSIDALVNRLTAQ
- a CDS encoding DUF1467 family protein, whose translation is MSWVTWTAIYVIVWWIMLFAVLPIGVQTQADAGEQILGTAPSAPVNPRLGLKALLTSLVAAVVLGAFYYAVEVLGLSLDDIPIGPDFS